One region of Hoeflea sp. 108 genomic DNA includes:
- a CDS encoding argininosuccinate synthase → MSKWKDVKKVVLAYSGGLDTSIILKWLQTELNAEVVTFTADLGQGEELEPARKKAEMLGIKEIFIEDVREEFVRDFVFPMFRANAVYEGVYLLGTSIARPLISKHLVDIARKTGADAIAHGATGKGNDQVRFELSAYALNPDIKIIAPWRDWSFKSRTDLLDFAEKHQIPVAKDKKGEAPFSVDANLLHSSSEGKVLEDPAVEAPEYVHMRTISPEAAPDKATIIKIGFEKGDAVSINGERLSPATLLAKLNDYGRDNGIGRLDLVENRFVGMKSRGVYETPGGTILLSAHRAIESITLDRGAAHLKDELMPRYAELIYYGFWFSPERQMLQAAIDLSQKDVEGEVTLKLYKGNVMVIGRESAKSLYSDKLVTFEDDQGAYDQKDAAGFIKLNALRLRTLAARNR, encoded by the coding sequence ATGTCCAAGTGGAAAGACGTCAAGAAGGTCGTGCTCGCCTATTCCGGCGGTCTCGACACCTCCATCATCCTGAAGTGGCTGCAGACCGAGCTCAATGCAGAGGTCGTCACATTCACCGCCGATCTCGGCCAGGGCGAGGAACTCGAGCCGGCGCGCAAGAAGGCCGAGATGCTCGGCATCAAGGAAATCTTCATCGAGGACGTGCGCGAGGAATTCGTCCGCGACTTCGTTTTCCCGATGTTCCGCGCCAATGCCGTCTATGAAGGCGTCTATCTGCTCGGCACCTCGATCGCCCGTCCGCTGATCTCCAAGCACCTCGTCGACATCGCCCGCAAGACCGGTGCCGACGCCATCGCGCACGGCGCCACCGGCAAGGGCAACGACCAGGTCCGCTTCGAGCTGTCGGCCTACGCGCTCAACCCCGATATCAAGATCATCGCGCCGTGGCGCGACTGGTCGTTCAAGAGCCGCACCGATCTGCTCGACTTCGCCGAGAAGCACCAGATCCCGGTCGCCAAGGACAAGAAGGGCGAGGCCCCCTTCTCAGTCGACGCCAACCTGCTGCACTCCTCGTCGGAGGGCAAGGTACTGGAAGATCCGGCCGTCGAGGCGCCCGAATATGTCCACATGCGCACGATTTCGCCTGAAGCCGCGCCCGATAAGGCGACCATCATCAAGATCGGCTTCGAAAAGGGCGATGCCGTTTCGATCAACGGCGAGCGCCTGTCGCCGGCGACCCTGCTCGCCAAGCTCAACGATTATGGCCGCGACAACGGCATCGGCCGCCTCGACCTTGTCGAGAACCGTTTCGTCGGCATGAAGTCGCGCGGCGTCTACGAGACCCCCGGCGGCACCATCTTGCTCTCTGCGCACCGCGCCATCGAATCGATCACGCTCGACCGCGGTGCGGCGCACCTCAAGGATGAGCTGATGCCGCGCTACGCCGAGCTGATCTACTACGGCTTCTGGTTCTCGCCCGAGCGCCAGATGCTGCAGGCGGCGATCGACCTCAGCCAGAAGGACGTCGAGGGCGAAGTTACGCTCAAGCTCTACAAGGGCAACGTCATGGTCATCGGCCGCGAGAGCGCGAAGTCGCTCTATTCCGACAAGCTGGTCACGTTCGAGGACGACCAGGGCGCCTACGACCAGAAGGACGCTGCCGGCTTCATCAAGCTCAACGCTCTGCGCCTGCGCACGCTGGCCGCGCGCAACCGGTAA
- a CDS encoding EAL domain-containing protein has translation MAGFVENIEFALVVIDADGKITFVNKTAERMFGYDYDEMIGQTLDLIIPPRLRGAHEAGVAKVGSGKRSKLSGKTVEVTAQRRDGNEFPIELSLSVWNGPHGVAMGGLIRDISDRRQRDIRLHRLAHQDALTGLPNRFQFDMRLEEALEIGEQTAVLLIDLDGFRRINDTLGHATGDTLLQALAVRLPAAVEADAMVARLGSDEFAVLLRRIDDPATAAAAARALLQSFDKPFGIGDHLLKLGVSIGGAVGPRDGGDLEELLASADLALYRARQRGSSYCMFEPSMLNAVAVRRALQDELLRAIGAGEFTLHYQPQVCLNSGRVVGAEALLRWNHPTRGLLEPADFLAVLETHSGALTVGNWILDEACRQSAVWRAEGLPALRMAVNLFAVQVNAGNLAETVMAALERHRLPSRALELEITETIALDNEERTLAPFRELATAGVGLAFDDFGTGHAALSTIKRFPLTVLKIDRSFVRDLLNEPRDAAIVRAVLGMANDMAMTVVAEGIETLAHEAVLLGMGCRIGQGYLYSKAIPADDFAALVKRRENSVPRDS, from the coding sequence TTGGCCGGCTTTGTTGAGAACATCGAGTTCGCCCTGGTGGTCATCGACGCCGACGGCAAGATCACCTTCGTCAACAAAACGGCCGAAAGGATGTTCGGTTACGACTACGACGAGATGATCGGCCAGACGCTCGACCTGATCATTCCGCCACGGCTGCGCGGCGCCCACGAAGCCGGGGTGGCCAAGGTCGGTTCCGGCAAGCGCTCGAAGCTGAGCGGCAAGACAGTCGAAGTGACGGCGCAGCGGCGCGACGGCAACGAATTCCCGATTGAGCTGTCGCTGTCGGTCTGGAACGGCCCCCATGGCGTGGCCATGGGCGGGCTGATCCGCGATATCTCCGATCGCCGCCAGCGCGACATCAGGTTGCACAGGCTCGCCCACCAGGATGCGCTGACGGGCCTGCCCAATCGCTTCCAGTTCGACATGCGCCTTGAGGAAGCGCTCGAGATCGGCGAGCAGACTGCCGTGCTCTTGATCGATCTCGACGGCTTCAGAAGGATCAACGACACGCTGGGCCATGCCACCGGCGACACGCTGCTTCAGGCGCTTGCCGTGCGGCTGCCCGCTGCCGTCGAGGCCGATGCCATGGTGGCCCGGCTTGGCAGCGACGAATTTGCCGTGCTCCTGCGTCGCATCGACGACCCGGCGACGGCCGCGGCTGCGGCCCGTGCCTTGCTGCAGTCCTTCGACAAGCCCTTCGGCATCGGCGATCACCTTTTGAAGCTCGGCGTCAGCATCGGCGGCGCGGTCGGCCCGCGCGACGGCGGCGACCTCGAGGAGCTGCTGGCCAGCGCCGATCTCGCCCTCTACCGGGCGCGCCAGCGCGGCTCCAGCTACTGCATGTTCGAGCCGTCCATGCTCAACGCGGTGGCGGTGCGGCGGGCGCTTCAGGACGAGCTGCTGCGGGCCATAGGCGCCGGCGAGTTCACGCTTCATTACCAGCCTCAGGTGTGCCTCAACTCGGGCAGGGTGGTCGGCGCCGAAGCGCTGCTGCGCTGGAACCATCCGACACGCGGCCTGCTCGAGCCCGCCGACTTCCTGGCTGTACTCGAAACCCATTCCGGCGCGCTGACGGTCGGCAACTGGATCCTCGACGAGGCCTGCCGGCAATCGGCTGTCTGGCGCGCCGAGGGCCTGCCGGCACTGCGCATGGCAGTCAATCTGTTCGCCGTGCAGGTCAACGCCGGCAACCTGGCCGAAACGGTGATGGCAGCGCTCGAGCGGCATCGCCTGCCGTCCCGCGCCCTCGAACTCGAGATCACCGAGACCATCGCCCTCGACAATGAAGAGCGCACGCTCGCACCTTTCCGCGAACTCGCGACGGCCGGCGTCGGCCTCGCCTTTGACGATTTCGGCACCGGACACGCGGCGCTCAGCACCATCAAGCGGTTTCCGCTGACCGTGCTCAAGATCGACCGCAGCTTCGTGCGTGACCTGCTCAACGAACCCCGGGACGCCGCGATCGTGCGCGCCGTGCTCGGCATGGCCAACGACATGGCGATGACCGTCGTCGCTGAAGGCATCGAGACGTTGGCCCACGAGGCCGTGCTCCTTGGCATGGGCTGCCGCATCGGCCAAGGCTATCTCTATTCGAAGGCCATTCCGGCCGATGATTTCGCTGCCCTGGTCAAGCGCCGCGAAAATAGCGTGCCGAGAGACAGCTGA
- a CDS encoding DUF1236 domain-containing protein — protein MKPTLLLPAVAGALLAFSVPSFAETAVSAATDLNVRAGPGPQYPVIGVIDAGQSTVLRGCLENSKWCSISDSGGEGWVYADYLVGDFGGQDIVLSQRPAGSDVVVVDPTAAGGAGDVVIDDTTGAIIAGVAGPAIEPPGEVRSYVTSHRIEPVYLDGEVVVGGSLPDTVDLTEIPDYEYRYVYVNGQPVLVEPSSRRIVYVVR, from the coding sequence ATGAAACCCACCTTGCTGCTACCCGCTGTCGCGGGGGCACTTCTCGCCTTCTCCGTCCCCTCTTTTGCGGAGACCGCCGTTTCCGCCGCCACCGATTTGAACGTGCGCGCCGGCCCCGGGCCGCAATATCCCGTCATCGGCGTGATCGATGCCGGCCAGTCAACGGTGCTGCGTGGCTGCCTCGAAAACAGCAAGTGGTGCTCGATATCAGATTCCGGCGGTGAGGGCTGGGTCTATGCCGACTATCTTGTTGGCGATTTCGGTGGTCAGGACATCGTTTTGTCTCAGCGCCCTGCAGGTTCCGACGTGGTCGTGGTCGATCCGACGGCCGCTGGCGGTGCCGGTGACGTGGTCATCGATGACACGACCGGCGCCATCATTGCCGGCGTTGCCGGACCGGCGATAGAGCCGCCTGGCGAGGTGCGCAGCTACGTAACCAGCCACCGGATCGAGCCTGTCTATCTGGACGGCGAGGTTGTCGTTGGGGGGAGCCTGCCCGATACGGTGGATCTGACCGAAATCCCCGACTACGAGTATCGCTACGTCTATGTGAACGGCCAGCCGGTGCTGGTCGAGCCGTCCAGCCGCCGCATCGTCTATGTGGTGCGTTAA
- a CDS encoding biotin transporter BioY — translation MTLYQAVAPERTSRISTMDVVAVVAGSLLLTVSAKIQVPFYPVPMTMQTLVVIGLGLALGPVRGAAAVALYLTQGALGLPVFAGTPEKGIGLAYMMGPTGGYLAGYLPAAALAGWLAERGWDRNAFTAMLAALLAGAVIYVPGLLWLGSVVGWDKPVLAFGLYPFIPGDVMKAVLAAIAFPAAWKWLSHKGMN, via the coding sequence ATGACGCTCTACCAGGCCGTCGCACCGGAACGGACAAGCCGGATAAGCACGATGGATGTAGTGGCAGTCGTAGCGGGATCGCTGCTGCTGACCGTTTCGGCCAAGATCCAGGTGCCATTCTATCCCGTGCCGATGACCATGCAGACGCTTGTCGTCATCGGTCTCGGCCTGGCGCTTGGCCCGGTGCGCGGTGCCGCCGCCGTGGCGCTTTATCTGACGCAGGGTGCGCTCGGCCTGCCAGTCTTCGCCGGCACGCCGGAAAAGGGCATTGGTCTTGCCTACATGATGGGCCCGACCGGCGGTTATCTCGCTGGCTACCTGCCTGCTGCCGCGCTCGCTGGCTGGCTCGCCGAACGCGGTTGGGATCGCAATGCCTTCACCGCCATGCTGGCTGCACTGCTCGCCGGCGCTGTCATCTACGTGCCCGGCCTGCTCTGGCTCGGCAGCGTCGTTGGCTGGGACAAACCGGTGCTGGCCTTCGGGCTTTATCCCTTCATCCCGGGCGACGTCATGAAGGCCGTGCTTGCGGCAATCGCTTTTCCCGCCGCCTGGAAATGGCTTTCTCACAAGGGCATGAACTGA
- a CDS encoding XRE family transcriptional regulator, producing MATRKLYIGRKVRELREANKATQASFAERIGISTSYLNQIENNQRPVSASVLLALAEKFQIDISEISQGDNDRLLSALTEALSDPIFENYAPNLQELKLVTQNAPGFARALISAHQAYRRNSEQLASLDDTLGRGAAGSEPTPYEEVRDFFHFVDNYIHALDVAAERLAGELGIGERDSYAALAGHLESKHGVRIARVDADDDALRRFDAKSGVLFLNPYSPLATRSFQIAFQIAEMEIEAEVAQVARSADFRTSEALEICKMGLRNYFAGALALPYQAFMRAAGELRHDLELLAAHFGASIEQVAHRLSTLQRPGHKGVPIFFARIDRAGNITKRHSAAKLQFARFGAACPLWNVHQAFETPGRIIRQLAETPDGARYLCIATEISKGGGGFNAPHRRYAIALGCEVTYAQDFVYADGLELGSKTAFDPIGISCRICERTNCLQRAVPPLKRRLVIDRDVRHPLPYRIG from the coding sequence ATGGCGACCCGCAAACTCTATATTGGCCGCAAAGTGCGCGAACTGCGCGAAGCCAACAAGGCGACGCAGGCGAGCTTCGCCGAGCGCATCGGCATCTCGACCAGCTATCTCAACCAGATCGAGAACAACCAGCGCCCTGTCTCAGCCTCGGTGCTGCTGGCGCTGGCCGAAAAGTTCCAGATCGACATTTCGGAGATTTCGCAGGGCGACAATGACCGGTTGCTGTCGGCGTTGACGGAAGCGCTGTCCGATCCGATCTTCGAGAATTATGCGCCCAACCTGCAGGAGCTCAAGCTGGTGACGCAGAACGCGCCGGGCTTTGCCCGGGCGCTGATCTCGGCGCACCAGGCCTATCGCCGCAATTCCGAGCAACTGGCGAGCCTCGACGACACGCTGGGTCGCGGTGCCGCCGGGTCGGAGCCGACGCCTTACGAAGAGGTGCGAGACTTCTTCCACTTCGTCGACAACTACATCCACGCGCTCGATGTGGCGGCCGAGCGGCTGGCGGGCGAACTCGGCATCGGCGAGCGCGACAGCTATGCGGCGCTCGCCGGGCATCTCGAAAGCAAGCACGGAGTCCGCATCGCCCGCGTTGATGCCGATGACGACGCGCTGCGCCGCTTCGACGCTAAATCGGGCGTGCTGTTTCTCAACCCCTACTCGCCGCTTGCCACCCGCAGCTTCCAGATTGCCTTTCAGATCGCCGAGATGGAGATAGAGGCCGAGGTGGCGCAGGTCGCTCGCTCTGCCGATTTCCGCACCAGCGAGGCGCTGGAGATCTGCAAGATGGGGCTGCGCAACTATTTCGCTGGGGCGCTTGCCCTGCCTTACCAGGCGTTCATGCGCGCGGCCGGCGAGCTGCGCCACGATCTCGAATTGTTGGCGGCGCATTTCGGCGCCTCGATCGAGCAGGTGGCGCATCGCCTCAGCACCTTGCAGCGCCCAGGCCACAAGGGCGTGCCGATCTTCTTTGCCCGCATCGACCGCGCCGGCAACATCACCAAGCGCCATAGTGCGGCCAAGCTGCAGTTCGCCCGCTTTGGCGCTGCCTGCCCGCTGTGGAACGTGCACCAAGCCTTCGAGACGCCAGGGCGCATCATCCGCCAACTGGCTGAAACGCCCGATGGCGCGCGCTATCTCTGCATCGCAACCGAGATTTCAAAGGGCGGCGGCGGCTTCAACGCGCCGCATCGCCGCTATGCCATCGCACTTGGCTGCGAGGTCACCTACGCCCAGGATTTTGTCTACGCCGACGGGCTGGAGCTGGGCAGCAAGACCGCCTTCGATCCGATCGGCATCTCCTGCCGCATCTGCGAGCGCACCAATTGCCTGCAGCGTGCCGTGCCGCCGCTCAAGCGACGGCTGGTGATCGACAGGGATGTCCGGCATCCGCTGCCGTATCGGATCGGCTGA
- a CDS encoding DUF2270 domain-containing protein yields the protein MVKTELLQPGALTPMTSTEIVNTMAHYHRAEMARMAGWRDRIDRTSNWAITVVAAMLSVSLSTPSAHHGVLLFAMLLVFLLLWIEARRYRFFDVYRSRVRTFERYYFAPIFSPLAGDTVNWRQMLAESLRDPQFRISYADAFSRRLRRNYIWMFLILLLAWVLKITTPTLQSHGSADLVSSLWDLAANASLGPLPGWLVVLVVTAFYLWLLRASLRPADDATEGNLSKVHV from the coding sequence ATGGTGAAGACCGAGCTGCTCCAGCCCGGGGCGCTGACGCCCATGACCTCGACCGAGATCGTCAACACGATGGCGCACTATCATCGCGCCGAAATGGCGAGGATGGCCGGCTGGCGCGACCGCATCGACCGCACCAGCAACTGGGCGATCACGGTAGTCGCCGCGATGCTGTCGGTGTCCCTGTCGACGCCGAGCGCTCATCACGGCGTGCTGCTGTTTGCCATGCTGCTCGTCTTCCTCCTGCTATGGATCGAAGCGCGCCGCTATCGCTTCTTCGACGTCTACCGTTCACGGGTGCGCACCTTCGAACGCTATTATTTCGCGCCGATCTTCTCGCCGCTTGCCGGAGATACCGTCAACTGGCGGCAGATGCTGGCCGAAAGCCTCCGCGATCCGCAGTTCCGCATCTCCTACGCTGACGCCTTCTCGCGCCGGCTGAGACGCAACTACATCTGGATGTTCCTGATCCTGCTGCTCGCATGGGTGCTCAAGATCACGACCCCGACGCTGCAAAGCCATGGCAGTGCCGACCTCGTGTCGTCGCTCTGGGACCTGGCCGCCAACGCCAGCCTCGGACCGTTGCCGGGTTGGCTGGTCGTCCTTGTCGTGACAGCCTTCTATCTCTGGCTGCTTCGCGCTTCGCTGCGCCCGGCCGACGATGCGACCGAAGGCAATCTCAGCAAGGTCCATGTGTGA
- a CDS encoding DUF423 domain-containing protein, whose product MKFDRVLFVAAALFGAAGVALSAAASHGGSANFATAANFLLFHAPVLLALSLVVAGSRVLHIGAAILLLAVLLFSGDLLARDYLGQRLFPFAAPVGGTGMIVGWLTLAVGGLLARRDG is encoded by the coding sequence ATGAAGTTCGACCGGGTTCTGTTTGTCGCCGCTGCATTGTTCGGTGCAGCCGGCGTGGCGCTATCTGCCGCAGCCAGCCATGGCGGCAGCGCCAATTTCGCCACGGCCGCAAACTTCCTGCTGTTTCACGCGCCTGTGCTGTTGGCGCTGTCGCTGGTGGTTGCGGGCAGCCGTGTGCTGCACATCGGAGCCGCCATCCTGCTTCTGGCGGTGCTGCTGTTCTCCGGCGACCTGCTGGCGCGCGACTATCTCGGGCAGCGCCTGTTTCCGTTTGCCGCGCCGGTGGGCGGCACCGGCATGATTGTGGGCTGGTTGACGCTGGCCGTCGGCGGGCTGTTGGCACGCAGGGACGGTTGA
- a CDS encoding Tex family protein has product MAGDNRKIAAIIAAEINAKPEQVVAAVGLLDEGATVPFVARYRKEVTGGLDDTQLRDLSERLAYLRELEARRAAIVESITSQGKMTDDLAVRIATVTTKAELEDIYLPYKPKRRTKAEIARERGLGPLAEAILADRSKVPAELAVAYVAGEVADVKAALEGARDIVAESISENADLLGRLRTHMKERAVMRARVVDGKQEAGAKFSDYFDHSERWASVPSHRALAMLRGRNEDVLSLDLEIDADDISPVKPVERMIAAAYAIGATLPGDQWLMQVAGWTWRVKLSLSLSLDLMRDLREAAEEEAIRVFSRNLKDLLLAAPAGSRATMGLDPGIRTGVKVAVIDATGKVLDTTTVYPFPPKNDVRGTQAELTRLIIRHKVELIAIGNGTGSRETERLVADMLTDMPAPKPTKVIVSEAGASVYSASATAAAEFPNLDVSLRGAVSIARRLQDPLAELVKIEPKSIGVGQYQHDVDQYRLGRSLEAVVEDAVNAVGVDLNTASAPLLARVSGLGPSLAESIVAYRDASGAFATRRDLLSVPRLGQRAFEQCAGFLRIRDGKEPLDASSVHPEAYGVAKKIVASCGRDLRQLMGDSAALKAIDPRAFVDERFGLPTVRDIIAELEKPGRDPRPGFKTATFADGVDDIKDLKPGMLLEGTVTNVAAFGAFVDIGVHQDGLVHVSQLADKFVKDPHEVVKAGDVVKVRVVEVDIPRKRIGLTMRKDGGEAAPRSAAPAKARDMKFASSKPQQNKPEQQGAFGAALLEAMKRK; this is encoded by the coding sequence ATGGCTGGCGACAACAGGAAAATCGCTGCGATCATCGCGGCCGAGATCAACGCGAAGCCCGAGCAGGTCGTGGCCGCGGTCGGACTGCTCGACGAGGGCGCGACCGTGCCGTTCGTCGCCCGCTACCGCAAGGAGGTCACCGGCGGCCTCGACGACACGCAGCTGCGCGATCTCTCCGAGCGCCTTGCCTATCTGCGCGAGCTCGAGGCGCGCCGCGCGGCAATCGTCGAATCGATCACCAGCCAGGGCAAGATGACCGACGATCTGGCGGTTCGAATCGCTACCGTAACGACCAAGGCAGAGCTTGAGGACATCTACCTGCCCTACAAGCCGAAGCGCCGCACCAAGGCTGAAATCGCCAGGGAGCGCGGGCTAGGCCCTCTGGCCGAAGCCATCCTCGCCGACCGCTCCAAGGTGCCGGCTGAACTCGCCGTGGCTTATGTCGCCGGAGAGGTCGCCGACGTGAAGGCAGCGCTCGAAGGCGCGCGCGACATCGTCGCCGAGAGCATCTCGGAGAACGCCGACCTGCTCGGCCGTCTGCGCACCCACATGAAGGAGCGTGCGGTGATGCGCGCCCGCGTCGTCGACGGCAAGCAGGAGGCCGGCGCCAAGTTCTCCGATTATTTCGACCATTCCGAGCGCTGGGCTTCCGTGCCTAGCCACCGCGCGCTGGCCATGCTGCGCGGCCGCAACGAGGACGTGCTGTCGCTCGACCTCGAGATCGATGCCGACGACATCTCGCCGGTCAAGCCGGTCGAGCGCATGATCGCCGCCGCCTATGCGATTGGCGCAACGCTTCCGGGCGACCAGTGGCTGATGCAGGTTGCCGGCTGGACCTGGCGGGTGAAGCTGTCGCTGTCCTTGTCGCTCGACCTGATGCGCGACCTGCGCGAGGCGGCCGAAGAAGAGGCGATTCGCGTCTTCTCGCGCAACCTGAAGGATCTGCTGCTCGCTGCCCCGGCCGGCTCGCGCGCCACCATGGGCCTCGATCCAGGCATCCGTACCGGTGTCAAGGTCGCGGTCATCGATGCCACCGGCAAGGTGCTCGACACCACCACCGTCTACCCCTTCCCGCCCAAGAACGACGTGCGCGGTACACAGGCCGAGCTGACCCGGCTTATCATCCGCCACAAGGTCGAGCTGATCGCCATCGGCAACGGCACCGGTAGCCGCGAGACCGAGCGTCTGGTCGCCGATATGCTGACTGACATGCCGGCGCCGAAGCCGACCAAGGTCATCGTCAGCGAGGCCGGCGCGTCGGTCTATTCGGCGTCGGCCACTGCTGCCGCCGAGTTCCCCAATCTCGACGTGTCGCTGCGTGGTGCCGTGTCCATTGCGCGGCGCCTGCAGGATCCGCTCGCCGAGCTGGTCAAGATCGAGCCCAAGTCGATCGGCGTCGGCCAATATCAGCATGACGTCGACCAGTACCGTCTCGGCCGCTCGCTCGAAGCGGTGGTCGAGGATGCGGTGAACGCCGTCGGCGTCGACCTCAACACGGCCTCCGCCCCCCTTCTCGCCCGTGTCTCAGGCCTCGGGCCGTCGCTTGCCGAGTCGATCGTGGCCTATCGCGACGCTTCGGGCGCCTTCGCCACGCGCCGCGATCTGCTGTCGGTACCGCGTCTCGGCCAGCGCGCCTTCGAGCAATGCGCCGGCTTCCTGCGCATCCGCGACGGCAAGGAGCCGCTCGATGCATCCTCGGTCCATCCTGAAGCCTATGGCGTCGCCAAGAAGATCGTTGCGTCCTGCGGCCGCGACCTGCGCCAGCTGATGGGCGACAGTGCCGCGCTGAAGGCCATCGATCCCCGCGCGTTCGTCGATGAGCGTTTCGGCCTGCCGACCGTGCGCGACATCATCGCCGAGCTGGAAAAGCCGGGTCGTGATCCGCGTCCGGGCTTCAAGACCGCGACCTTCGCCGACGGGGTCGACGACATCAAGGACCTGAAGCCGGGCATGCTGCTCGAGGGTACGGTGACCAACGTTGCCGCCTTTGGCGCCTTCGTCGACATCGGCGTGCACCAGGACGGCCTTGTCCATGTCTCGCAGCTGGCCGACAAGTTCGTGAAGGACCCGCATGAGGTCGTGAAGGCCGGTGACGTGGTGAAGGTCCGCGTCGTCGAGGTGGACATCCCGCGCAAGCGCATCGGGCTCACCATGCGCAAGGACGGCGGCGAGGCGGCGCCGCGCTCGGCCGCTCCCGCCAAGGCCCGCGACATGAAGTTCGCCTCGTCCAAGCCACAGCAGAACAAGCCGGAGCAGCAAGGCGCATTCGGTGCGGCGCTGCTCGAGGCGATGAAGCGGAAGTAG
- a CDS encoding lytic transglycosylase domain-containing protein, translated as MLAVTAGGAYAAQCGNNSGGFEAWKASFAKEAAANGISGRALDALSDTTYATKTIYADRNQKSFKLSLDQFMAKRGGKTIASKGKVLKKQNAALFQSIEQRYGVPAGPLIAIWGMETGFGAYMGNQHTLSAVATLAYDCRRSDYFTDQLYAALKLVQSGTLATNAVGAAHGEIGQTQFLPVNVLKYGADGDGNGKIDMVRSKADALASTANFLRGHGWQPGAGYQPGQANFAALQGWNAASVYQQAIAIIGAEIDGN; from the coding sequence ATGCTGGCGGTGACGGCTGGCGGCGCATACGCTGCCCAGTGCGGCAACAACTCAGGCGGCTTCGAGGCCTGGAAGGCTTCGTTTGCGAAGGAAGCCGCAGCCAACGGCATCAGCGGCAGGGCGCTCGACGCTTTGTCCGATACGACCTATGCCACCAAGACGATCTACGCCGACCGCAACCAGAAAAGCTTCAAGCTCTCGCTCGACCAGTTCATGGCCAAGCGCGGCGGCAAGACCATCGCTTCGAAGGGCAAGGTGCTGAAGAAGCAGAACGCCGCACTCTTCCAGAGCATCGAGCAGCGCTACGGCGTTCCGGCGGGCCCGCTGATCGCGATCTGGGGCATGGAAACCGGTTTCGGCGCCTATATGGGCAATCAGCACACGCTGTCGGCCGTGGCGACGCTCGCCTATGACTGCCGCCGCTCGGACTATTTCACCGACCAGCTCTACGCAGCCCTCAAGCTGGTCCAGTCGGGCACGCTGGCGACCAACGCCGTCGGCGCGGCCCATGGCGAAATCGGCCAGACTCAGTTCCTGCCTGTCAACGTGCTGAAGTACGGCGCCGACGGCGACGGCAACGGCAAGATCGACATGGTCCGCTCCAAGGCCGACGCGCTGGCTTCAACCGCCAACTTCCTGCGCGGCCATGGCTGGCAGCCAGGCGCTGGCTACCAGCCCGGCCAGGCCAATTTCGCCGCACTCCAGGGCTGGAACGCGGCCAGCGTCTACCAGCAGGCCATCGCCATCATCGGCGCCGAGATTGACGGAAACTAA